The nucleotide window GTCTGACTGCTGCCAGAAAACGCGGACGAATTGGCGGACGCCCACCCGCCATTATGGGTGAAAAATTAGAAGCGATTATCGCCGCATTGAATAGCGGTATGTCTAAATCGGCAGTCTGCCGTAACTTTGGTGTCAAGCGAACCACACTGATCGAAACGTTGGCTCGCATCGGCTGGCCTGCTTCAAATCCAAATCCATAACGGTGCGATGGACAATAGTAGCGATAAGGATCAGTGGGTACTAACACCCGCCGAACGCTCGCTGGTCATGGCCAAGAATCTAGCAAACCGGTTAGGGTTTGCAATTCTGCTAACGTTCTTCCGCGAACGCGGCAGGTTCCCGCGCGATGAATCCGAAATCGAAACCCAAGGCGTAGCCTTACTCAGTCAGCAACTGGAAGTGCCGATTCCAATAGATGGCGAAGCCATTCCTACTGGCCGCACTGCCGAGCGGCTACGCGCTGAAATTCGAGTCCGTTTCGGTTTCCGGGAAGTCACGGTTGCCGATGGGGAAATGCTGACAGCTTGGCTGCGTGATCATGTTGCCGGTGAAGTCGGCGGCGATATAGACCCGATGGTTGCACGATTGGAAGCACGTTGCAAAGAGCTCTCGATTGAACCGCCTACACCTGATCGAATGGATCGTATTGCACGTAGTGCGCTGCATGCGCATGAAGACCTGTTCCACAATGCAGTCTATGAACGTCTTTCGCCCGAACACCGCGAGAATTTGGATGCCTTGTTACGGTCTGAAAAATTCGGTAGCGAGAATAGTGAGCAAGATGATATTACCGGCAGCGCGTCAGCCCTCTTACTGACGCTGCGTAGCAATCCTGGCCGCCCCAGCCTTGCCAGTATGCAGGATGAACTGGCGAAATTAGCGCTCATCAGGAAAATCGGATTGCCAGCCGATTTATTTGATAAGGTTTCACCGCTTGATTTGGAGCGTTGCCGCAAGCGCGTTTCGGTCGAAGTGCCCCGCGACCTGCGTAGACATCCCGATGCCGCACGCATTACTTGGTTGGCCGCATTCGTTTACTTGCGTGCCCGCAGTTTGACCGATGATCTTGTGGACTTGCTGATCGAAACTATCCACCAGATCGGCGCACGCGCTGAGCGCAAAGTCGAACGGGAATTGTTGGAGGACCTTAAGCGTGTTTCCGGCAAACAAAACCTATTGTTCGAACTGGCTGACGCCACACTGGCCCAGCCAGATGGTGTCGTGCGTGACGTAGTATTTCCCGTGGTCGGAGAACAGACGTTGCGTGATTTGGTAAAAGAGTGGAAAGCAACCGGACCAACTTACCGAATCACACTCCGAACCGTGATCCGTAATTCGTACAAGGGACACTATCGCCGCATGGTGCCTACTTTGCTGGCCGCGCTGGAATTTCGGTGTAACAATGACCTTCACCGTCCGGTGATGGACGCGCTTGAATTGGTAAAACGTTTTGCGGACACCAAAGCTCATACCTTTCCGGTGGATGAAAATGTGCCGCTCGATGGCGTTGTGCGCGGATTATGGCGTGAAGCCGTGATGGATAAGGACGCAGCCGGACGGGATCGCATTAATCGCATCACTTATGAAATTGCGGCGCTGGAAGCGTTACGCGAACGACTGCGCTGTAAGGAAATTTGGGTAGTCGGCGCGAACCGTTACCGCAACCCCGATGAAGACCTACCCACCGACTTCAATGCGAACCGTGAAAACTATTATCAAGCGTTAAATCTGCCGCTCGATGCGGAGCAGTTCATCGCCAACTTACAGGCCGAAATGCGCGAAGCATTAAACGCCTTCGACACTGGCCTGAAAAATAATCCCTTCGTCCGATTAAGCAGCAAGAGCAACGGCTGGATAATATTAACCCCGCTGGACGCACAGCCCGAACCGCCAAATCTGGCAACGCTCAAAGCTGAACTTAACGCCTTGTGGCCTATGACAAGTTTGCTTGATGTGGTGAAGGAAACCGATCTGCGGCTGGGTTTTACAGATGTATTGAAAAGTCCAACCTCTTATGAAACGATGGACCGCTTGGTGTTGCAACCACGCTTATTATTATGTTTGCACGGTCTTGGTACCAATGCGGGTCTACAACGCATGGCCGGACTCGATTCCGGTACAACGGCAAGAGACTTGGCTTATGTACGTCGCCGTTACATTGGTGTTGACGCTATGCGGCGCGCAATTGCCATTGTCGCCGATGGTACGTTGCATGCGCGGAATCCGGCTGTATGGGGTAGCGGTACCACCGCCTGTGCATCGGATTCCAAGCATTTCGGCGCATGGGATCAAAACCTGACTACACAATGGCATGTTCGCTATGGTGGACGAGGCATCATGATTTACTGGCATGTCGAACGCAATTCACTGTGCATCCATTCGCAACTCAAATCGCCATCCTCTTCGGAAGTGGCATCAATGATCGAAGGCGTTATCCATCATTGCACCGAGATGGAAGTTGACCGTCAATATGTCGATTCTCATGGCCAAAGCACGGTTGCGTTTGCCTTCTGCCGATTATTGGGGTTCCAGTTATTACCCAGACTGAAAGCCATTCACTCACAAAAACTAAGTCGGCCAGATGTCGGCATGACTGATGCCTATCCTAATCTGCAAGAAATTTTAACGAAACCTATTGATTGGGATTGCGTGCGGCAGCAATACGATCAGATGGTTAAATACACGACGGCTCTACGCCTTCGTACAGCGGAAACCGAAGCCATCTTAAGGCGTTTTACTCGAAAGAACGTTCAGCATCCGACTTACAAAGCATTTGCAGAACTTGGTAAGGCGGTTAAGACTATATTTCTTTGCCGCTACTTGCATGACGAATCTTTACGCCGGGAAATCCATGAAGGCCTGAATGTGGTTGAACAATGGAATGGTGCAACTGATTTTGTGTTCTTTGCTCGTCGTGGTGAAATGTCAAGCAATCGCAGGGAAGACCACGAGATTAGCATGCTAGCCTTACATCTCATTCAAAACTGCATGGTTTATATCAACACGTTAATGATCCAAAAGGTGTTAGCGCAGCCACACTGGCAGGGCAAGATGACAACACGAGACTACGCCGCGTTAACTCCCCTGATTTGGGAGCATATCAACCCCTATGGGCGATTTGACCTTGATATGAACACCCGGCTTGACTTACCGTAATGGAAATGGCGGCTGGTGACACGACTGCTTGTTTTACCCCATTTATCCGATCCGGAAATTCGGCGCACGATTTTTGCGGTTTACCAGGACTCGGCGGCGACAAATCCGGAAGTAAACCAGTTGCTGGAAAAGTTAAAAGTTGGGTTTTGACGGGAGCGATTAGCTTATCCGCGTCTTGGCTAAGCAATTGTGTTAATTTGCGCGCAAACCAAACCGCCGCCGCTTAGCCGGGCGAACCCAGATTAATCATCGTTCCCACGCTCCGGCACCACCTCTGTTTTAATCACTGGTGTCACTCATTAACAAGCCGGGGGAGCTTAGACACAAAGCCCAAAATACTATCGGATTACTTTGAAAAACAGTTACAGCCGAGTTTCAACAATTTTTCGAATTGGGATGCTGGTAGTGGCTTGCTAAAAAGTCAGCAAAATCTGGTTCCTGAATACCTGCAACTTGTTCACGAAGGGTGTCGGGCACTTCCCAGAGAATCTCGTTTTTTCTTTCTTCTGGCGTTTTCTGCCAAAGCAATTTGGCATCGTCAATAGTTACCCTTTCAACAATCCCACAAGTTACCCAATCATCATAGACACGATCTCGAGAAGCGATAGCCACTTCTCTAAAGTTCAGGATTAATTAAAATGGTCGCTAACTATCCCGATATAACACGGGCAGCAGTGACGGGATAATCAGCCAGTCAATTGAGGGATTTCAAAAACTTCGACCGTCAACAAGTGGCCGAAACTGCGATCTGAGCGGTTGGGCATCGGTGAACCGCTGCAATGACCATGAAACGGTCGCGTAATTCGTGCTCCATCTTGATGGACATTTGAACGTCTTTAGCCATGCCAGCCTCACGGATATTGTTGAATGATGCTGATTATTCATTTATGCGGTGGATTTCCTACCAACCGCCTGTTCGCGACAAGTTCTAACGCAGCTTTGCCTTCAGCAGTTTCTACATATTGACGCACTTTGTCCATAAGTCGATCCCAAACACGCCGCCAAGTCATCTGCTCAAGCAGTTCAACAGAAATTCCCGTGCCATTGGATAGTCGCTGGAGTAGTTCCGGTGTGGGAGCCTGAAATTGTCTCGCTCGGCTATCGGCGACAGGGATACCAAGAGCGCGAAGGCAAAAGAGTTCATAACGAACACCGTAACACTCAGCCAGTCGGCGGACATAGTGTTCTAACGTTTCGGCATCATGAGGTTTCGGATGCAACGGCCAGCGCTTTTGCACTCAACGCAATTCCCGCTCAACCATGCGCCGACGCACGCTAGGAGGATGATAATCAGCGCGCTCAATGACGGCGCAATTAATGCGTTCTTCTCCCTGCAATAGCGCAGCTACCGTGGCACTGTTCAAGAGTGCGGTAATTTCACCAATAGTACCTTCAGATCGCCGCAAAATCAGCTCGCACAGCGGTGCAGTTGCTAAATGTGAGGGTTCACGCAAGGGCAAAACAGTTTCGAAGCTGGCCAGCAGACGTGCTAATTCCTCGCCAGCCTCCCAGAGTGGTAGTAACAGAGGATGAAACCGATTTTCAAGCTGGTCGTCGCTACGAATCGCAAGATAAGCGTCACGGATACCCAGGCAAACGATAGGAATGCGCAGATCGTTGCCAATAAAACGGAGCAGATTCAACAGTTCGCGTTGCCGCCTAGCCGTTGCGCCGAGTAAATTGTGTACCTCGTCAATTATCAGCATGCGGACGCCGACGGTTCGCATCAGTCGTAATGTCAAGGCCTCACGCACGTCGTGCCGACCATAAAAGCCAACTGGCGTACCCAGTGTAGCCTGCAATGCGGTGTGTAGTCGGTTAGCGGTTGCCTCGGCTGGCATTTGTAGCATGAGGACCGGAATGACCTCGTGTTCACCGTCCTCTGACATCCGCTGGGGATGCGCGCGATGAAACTTTTCGGCAATCATGGTTTTGCCGTTGTTGCTTGGGCCTACTATAAGGATGTTTTTCGGACGCAGTTTGCCAGGCTCGTCGGAAAGTAACGCTTCAAGTTGTAACAATGCTTGGTGGGCACAGGTGTAGCCGATCCATCGCTCGATTCGAAGGCGAGCTAGACGCTCTGCACTGGGTAACATGGCCAGTGAGCGCGCTTCTGGACCTAAATGGCTAAGGCTTACCATGCTTCGATGTCATCAAACGGGCGTACTGGACCAATATCAACTGTCGACGTGGTATTCTCAATTTGAGATGACTCCCTCTCTAGCTTCGAACCCAATTGGCGGCGCGTCCGGTTGCGGCGGGCTGTGCGCGTAAGCGTCTCGGCCTTACGCTCAATCTCACGCATTTCATCAATGGCGGCGAACAAACTGGCTTCGTCGACCGCAGTGCGTCGCTGTTCACGCAGACGTTTTCGCGCTAGTTTGTGCTCCCATAGGCTGATAGCCGGTCGAGACAACATGCGATACGGTACTTCCAGGTAGACATTATGCTCTTCATCAAGCACGAAAATTCGTGACAAATCGCGGGGATCGCGGCGAATCAGCAAAGGAGTTGGCTGATTGCGCAACTGTATCCATGGACGTAGCGCATTGCTGTAGTAGGCTATTTTTGTCCATCCCCTCGAAAAGGTAAAAATTAGAGAACACTTATATAGATCGTCCATCACCTTGACGAAGGGCTAGGCGTAACTCTTGCTAAAGGCAAGCCATGACCACGTAACACCGGCTTGGCGATTGATTAGCTGGGCAGACTGTACTTCGATGTTTAGAGTGTTGCGCAGACCTTCCCGTTCGGCAAGCAGGATTGTTTCGTCGACCGATACCTGGAACATTCTCCGATTTTCTGGAACAGGCCCATGCCGAAGCGACATGAGCAGAACACCATCTGCCTTGAGCAATGCGGCGACGTTGGGCATTGCCTTATGACGTTCTTGCTGGGCTAGGTGCATCCATACCGCAGTCAAGAGTACAAGGTCGAAACTTTGTCCAAGGGAAATTAGCTTTCGTAAATCGGGAAGGCTATCGGCAACCCACTCGATCAGCGGCGATGGGTGAATCGCTTTCGCAGAATCTCGAAGGCGATCCGTTGGCTCAACGGCGAGCACCCGATGTCCCGCCGCCGCGAACCAAGCAGCATCAGCTCCTGTGCCCGCACCGATGTCTAAAACATCGCTTGTCTTTTCTGGCATCAAGTGAAAGACAGACTCGTATTTCTCGGCAAACGAAACGCTCTCGTACCGTGCGATTAGAGAATCGGCGCTCTCGGTATACCCTTCAGTTCCGGCGATGACCATTAGCCTTACAAGCCACTCTGAACCGTATTGTTATAAATTTAATAGACCATAGCATGATCTATCAGCAAACGATTATCATGTTCGACAAACACCGCCTCGGCAACGTGCTCATCTGTCGAATTGGAGCAATATTGTTTCCAGACCACGGCTATCGAATGCTTACGTCTAAACAGGGCGACAAACTCTCGTTTTCCGAATAATCCCCACCTTGCCTGGTAGTCCTTGCACATGCATTGAAGATTTTCCGGGGTGACAATGGCTTTCATCCTATCTGTAAAGTCACGAGTATGCTTAGCATGATTAATTTCAGTGGAACCTTCCATCATATTATCCATGATGGGGGTTATCTCATTGAATATTTCCTCGTCTGACTTTTCCAGAAGATTCATACTTATTTACTTTAGCCGTCAATTAGTAATAAAGACACATCACAGCTTGCCATGACCGAAAACCAATTGTCGTAATTCCTCAAAACATATTTTTTGCTGTGAGGAACGGTACACTGTGAACAGTCTTGATGAATTTTATCTCCAAAAACACCCTGATGCCCAAATTTTGAGTTTACTTCACAGTAACTGAAAACAGTTTTATCGTCGATTTTCTCTATGCCATCAGAATTGAATCGAAATAATGGACATGCACAAAGATAACAGTTTAGATTCTCCACATCGTGGCATTTTTTCCTGTCAGCGTAACGTTCGCAAAAGTCAGATTCAGATTTCACCATATTATCGAAGTCAAAATAATCGACAATATCTTCTTTACTTAAACATTTAGCTTGTAGTTTTTCAACTATAGCTTTGTGTTTATTTCCATGTTCTGTAAACCAAGTTCTGTAGCTCATTTGATGTTTTAAGTTTTTCCAGAGCTATTTCGTTTTTCTGCGATGTGGGAGAAGAATTTCCGTCTACCCACACCGGCAATCT belongs to Methylomonas sp. LL1 and includes:
- a CDS encoding Tn3 family transposase yields the protein MDNSSDKDQWVLTPAERSLVMAKNLANRLGFAILLTFFRERGRFPRDESEIETQGVALLSQQLEVPIPIDGEAIPTGRTAERLRAEIRVRFGFREVTVADGEMLTAWLRDHVAGEVGGDIDPMVARLEARCKELSIEPPTPDRMDRIARSALHAHEDLFHNAVYERLSPEHRENLDALLRSEKFGSENSEQDDITGSASALLLTLRSNPGRPSLASMQDELAKLALIRKIGLPADLFDKVSPLDLERCRKRVSVEVPRDLRRHPDAARITWLAAFVYLRARSLTDDLVDLLIETIHQIGARAERKVERELLEDLKRVSGKQNLLFELADATLAQPDGVVRDVVFPVVGEQTLRDLVKEWKATGPTYRITLRTVIRNSYKGHYRRMVPTLLAALEFRCNNDLHRPVMDALELVKRFADTKAHTFPVDENVPLDGVVRGLWREAVMDKDAAGRDRINRITYEIAALEALRERLRCKEIWVVGANRYRNPDEDLPTDFNANRENYYQALNLPLDAEQFIANLQAEMREALNAFDTGLKNNPFVRLSSKSNGWIILTPLDAQPEPPNLATLKAELNALWPMTSLLDVVKETDLRLGFTDVLKSPTSYETMDRLVLQPRLLLCLHGLGTNAGLQRMAGLDSGTTARDLAYVRRRYIGVDAMRRAIAIVADGTLHARNPAVWGSGTTACASDSKHFGAWDQNLTTQWHVRYGGRGIMIYWHVERNSLCIHSQLKSPSSSEVASMIEGVIHHCTEMEVDRQYVDSHGQSTVAFAFCRLLGFQLLPRLKAIHSQKLSRPDVGMTDAYPNLQEILTKPIDWDCVRQQYDQMVKYTTALRLRTAETEAILRRFTRKNVQHPTYKAFAELGKAVKTIFLCRYLHDESLRREIHEGLNVVEQWNGATDFVFFARRGEMSSNRREDHEISMLALHLIQNCMVYINTLMIQKVLAQPHWQGKMTTRDYAALTPLIWEHINPYGRFDLDMNTRLDLP
- a CDS encoding TniQ family protein — translated: MQKRWPLHPKPHDAETLEHYVRRLAECYGVRYELFCLRALGIPVADSRARQFQAPTPELLQRLSNGTGISVELLEQMTWRRVWDRLMDKVRQYVETAEGKAALELVANRRLVGNPPHK
- a CDS encoding TniB family NTP-binding protein yields the protein MVSLSHLGPEARSLAMLPSAERLARLRIERWIGYTCAHQALLQLEALLSDEPGKLRPKNILIVGPSNNGKTMIAEKFHRAHPQRMSEDGEHEVIPVLMLQMPAEATANRLHTALQATLGTPVGFYGRHDVREALTLRLMRTVGVRMLIIDEVHNLLGATARRQRELLNLLRFIGNDLRIPIVCLGIRDAYLAIRSDDQLENRFHPLLLPLWEAGEELARLLASFETVLPLREPSHLATAPLCELILRRSEGTIGEITALLNSATVAALLQGEERINCAVIERADYHPPSVRRRMVERELR
- a CDS encoding Mu transposase C-terminal domain-containing protein, giving the protein MDDLYKCSLIFTFSRGWTKIAYYSNALRPWIQLRNQPTPLLIRRDPRDLSRIFVLDEEHNVYLEVPYRMLSRPAISLWEHKLARKRLREQRRTAVDEASLFAAIDEMREIERKAETLTRTARRNRTRRQLGSKLERESSQIENTTSTVDIGPVRPFDDIEAW
- a CDS encoding class I SAM-dependent methyltransferase is translated as MVIAGTEGYTESADSLIARYESVSFAEKYESVFHLMPEKTSDVLDIGAGTGADAAWFAAAGHRVLAVEPTDRLRDSAKAIHPSPLIEWVADSLPDLRKLISLGQSFDLVLLTAVWMHLAQQERHKAMPNVAALLKADGVLLMSLRHGPVPENRRMFQVSVDETILLAEREGLRNTLNIEVQSAQLINRQAGVTWSWLAFSKSYA